Proteins from a single region of Thermovibrio guaymasensis:
- a CDS encoding IS3 family transposase, translated as MSRFTYYYCSKDKSEDLKEAIMEIAYKHPSFGYRRIRAVLRHQGFKVNHKKVYRLYRELNLQKSVKRKGYRKRAFYRQPPVAEYPNHVWSLDIIEDRTEKEIRIRILNVIDVYSRYVFIPLVDRSIQTP; from the coding sequence ATTAGCCGCTTCACTTACTACTACTGTAGTAAGGACAAAAGCGAAGACCTCAAAGAAGCCATCATGGAGATAGCTTACAAACATCCCAGTTTCGGTTACAGGAGGATTAGAGCCGTTTTAAGACATCAAGGATTCAAGGTAAATCACAAAAAGGTGTATAGGCTTTACAGAGAACTGAACCTTCAAAAGTCGGTAAAAAGGAAGGGATACAGGAAGAGAGCTTTTTACCGACAACCTCCTGTGGCCGAGTACCCCAATCACGTATGGAGCCTGGACATAATAGAAGACAGGACAGAAAAGGAAATTAGAATCAGGATACTTAACGTCATAGACGTTTACTCCCGTTATGTCTTCATTCCTCTGGTAGACAGGAGCATTCAAACACCTTGA
- a CDS encoding integrase core domain-containing protein, protein MVIPAGESFKNGYVESFHSHLREELLSFEFFEDIEDARRKVVEWVE, encoded by the coding sequence ATAGTGATACCTGCTGGAGAGTCTTTCAAGAACGGTTATGTAGAGAGTTTTCACAGTCATCTCAGGGAAGAACTTCTTTCTTTTGAGTTTTTTGAAGATATTGAAGATGCCCGGAGGAAAGTAGTTGAGTGGGTTGAGTGA
- a CDS encoding DUF6447 family protein, with protein sequence MAEVIINGKKYEIEKLPKEAVDLINSIKFVDNELLRLQNQIKVNLAAKNFYFQQLQAILSKLEKGDSSEKISFE encoded by the coding sequence ATGGCCGAAGTTATTATTAACGGAAAGAAGTACGAAATTGAAAAGCTTCCGAAGGAAGCTGTTGATTTAATCAATTCAATTAAATTTGTTGATAATGAACTACTAAGATTGCAAAACCAAATAAAAGTTAATTTAGCAGCAAAGAATTTTTACTTCCAGCAACTTCAGGCTATTCTTTCAAAGCTGGAAAAAGGGGATTCCAGCGAGAAAATAAGTTTTGAATAA
- a CDS encoding type I secretion system permease/ATPase — protein sequence MKIIRLKGNNKEEQVNILREFLKLSRRSFIFTAFLSLFINVLMLLPAIYMLAVYDIVVPSRSVESLIFITAIIVFLYGIWGILQLIRSRILVRVNSKLDSFYDKKIINATLDFALKHPTKATAQPINDFNQIKQFLTGPTILAFFDIPWVPVYLAVMFVFHPYYGYWALGVMAVVSFITLLNELTTKESLKRVNDLQIRSNRFMNHVLQNVEVVESMGMRGRIYRKWREIHDRHLKALQEANDKAGTWSNLTRTLRIMFQSLIYGLGGYLAINLQITGGMIVAGAILLGRVLAPVDMLVNTWRNFSSARLAYKRLNQLLSEFEEKKEVMKLPEPKGEITLAHVVVIPPDSKEPVLTNVTFRINPGELVAVIGPSGAGKSSLVRTILGIWPPVSGEVLIDGADIKQWDREYLGKFVGYLPQDIELFEGTVAENIARFEKVDPDKVLEASILAGAHEMILKLPEGYNTYIGPGGITLSGGQRQRIGLARALYGNPRIVVLDEPNSNLDDAGERALMNALWELKKRKVTTIVVSHKVNILDIADKIAFLKDGKLAAYGDARKILEMLRAPKGNIN from the coding sequence TTGAAAATAATCCGTTTAAAAGGAAACAATAAGGAAGAACAAGTAAATATATTAAGAGAATTTCTGAAACTCTCAAGGCGCTCTTTTATTTTTACTGCTTTCCTTAGTCTATTTATCAATGTGCTGATGCTTCTGCCTGCTATTTACATGCTTGCAGTTTACGACATAGTTGTTCCAAGCAGGAGCGTTGAGTCTTTAATCTTTATAACTGCTATTATTGTTTTCCTTTACGGAATTTGGGGAATTTTACAGTTAATAAGGTCAAGAATCTTAGTACGGGTAAACAGTAAACTTGATTCTTTTTACGATAAAAAGATTATCAATGCTACTCTGGACTTTGCCCTAAAACACCCGACAAAGGCTACAGCTCAACCTATAAACGACTTCAATCAGATTAAGCAGTTTTTAACCGGTCCGACAATCTTGGCTTTCTTTGATATTCCTTGGGTTCCGGTATACCTGGCAGTTATGTTTGTGTTTCACCCCTACTACGGGTACTGGGCTCTTGGAGTAATGGCTGTTGTTTCCTTTATTACGCTATTAAACGAATTAACAACTAAGGAGAGTTTAAAACGGGTAAATGACCTTCAGATAAGAAGTAACAGGTTTATGAACCACGTCCTGCAGAACGTTGAAGTTGTTGAATCAATGGGAATGAGGGGGAGGATATACAGAAAATGGAGGGAAATTCACGATAGGCACTTAAAGGCCCTTCAGGAAGCAAACGATAAGGCTGGAACTTGGAGTAACTTAACTAGGACCTTAAGGATAATGTTCCAATCTCTAATTTACGGACTCGGCGGTTACCTTGCTATAAACCTTCAGATTACGGGAGGAATGATCGTTGCAGGTGCAATTCTTCTTGGAAGAGTCCTTGCGCCGGTGGATATGCTCGTAAATACCTGGAGGAACTTTTCTTCAGCAAGGCTTGCTTATAAGAGGTTAAATCAGCTCTTGAGTGAGTTTGAGGAAAAGAAAGAGGTAATGAAACTTCCTGAGCCGAAAGGGGAAATAACATTAGCTCACGTTGTCGTAATTCCTCCAGATTCAAAAGAGCCTGTTTTAACGAACGTAACTTTTAGGATCAATCCGGGAGAGCTCGTTGCGGTTATAGGACCAAGTGGAGCAGGTAAGAGTTCTCTAGTGAGAACAATTCTAGGGATATGGCCTCCTGTTAGTGGAGAAGTTCTAATAGACGGAGCAGATATAAAACAGTGGGATAGGGAGTACTTGGGGAAATTTGTAGGCTATCTCCCTCAGGATATTGAACTTTTTGAAGGAACTGTTGCTGAGAATATAGCAAGGTTTGAGAAGGTAGATCCGGATAAAGTCCTTGAAGCCTCAATCCTCGCAGGAGCCCATGAAATGATTCTTAAACTTCCCGAAGGATACAATACTTACATTGGGCCTGGAGGAATCACCCTCTCAGGGGGCCAAAGGCAGAGGATTGGGCTTGCAAGGGCCCTTTACGGAAATCCGAGAATAGTTGTTCTTGATGAACCTAACTCAAATCTTGATGATGCAGGAGAAAGGGCACTTATGAACGCTCTTTGGGAGTTAAAGAAAAGGAAAGTTACAACGATTGTTGTTTCCCATAAAGTTAACATCCTTGATATAGCCGATAAGATAGCTTTCTTGAAGGATGGCAAACTTGCAGCCTATGGAGATGCAAGGAAGATTCTTGAGATGTTGAGAGCTCCAAAGGGGAACATCAATTGA
- a CDS encoding glycosyltransferase family 4 protein: MKALIAGYDLELKFQRGIGYFSRSLVTALYELGYEVHLLTSAKYDKNRTIYTLNVLKKLTGTLQESFKRKLLPFKVLEIILKQKWIGDFIPFNPNMYDFDFDINLTHFKFVKGFVNIPHFYDYTHINDYLPFNRSLKLTLPTDYSLFISISPMNVVAPYPTVQVIHDLIPLKSTFIPDNPKIFLKRLKTALEKSKLVLCVSEFSRRECLEVFPEYEEKLVTIYQPAPIYEEEKKLALNEDVQNSLLQILNLKKGSFLFYVGVLEKRKNIKRLIEAFLSVYNKIKIPLVLAGPLGFGSDEFKQYLENKKYKNKVIYLGYVGNIEKLVLMKTSRAFVFPSLKEGFGLPVLEAMALGTPVLTSSVSSLPEVCGSAALYVNPLKVSEIAEGLVEITTNETLNSKLSLAGMERAKMFSFKNFKEKLIKAIQSV; encoded by the coding sequence GTGAAAGCCCTTATTGCCGGATACGATCTTGAACTTAAATTTCAACGGGGAATAGGATACTTTTCACGATCGTTGGTTACTGCCCTTTACGAACTTGGCTACGAAGTCCACCTTTTAACCTCAGCCAAATACGATAAAAACAGAACTATCTATACTCTTAATGTTCTTAAAAAGCTTACAGGAACACTTCAAGAAAGTTTTAAGAGGAAATTACTACCTTTTAAAGTTCTTGAGATAATACTAAAACAAAAGTGGATAGGAGATTTTATTCCTTTTAACCCAAATATGTACGATTTTGATTTTGATATAAACCTTACCCATTTTAAGTTCGTTAAAGGATTTGTAAATATACCGCACTTTTACGATTATACACACATCAACGATTACCTCCCATTTAATAGATCTTTAAAACTAACCCTCCCTACCGACTATTCACTTTTTATATCCATTTCTCCGATGAACGTTGTAGCTCCTTACCCTACAGTACAGGTTATCCATGACTTGATACCTTTAAAGTCAACCTTTATTCCTGATAATCCCAAAATTTTCCTCAAAAGGCTCAAAACCGCACTTGAAAAATCAAAATTAGTCCTGTGTGTAAGTGAATTTTCCCGCCGAGAATGCCTTGAGGTATTCCCTGAATATGAAGAAAAACTTGTTACCATCTATCAGCCTGCACCCATCTACGAAGAAGAGAAAAAACTTGCGCTCAATGAAGACGTACAAAACTCCTTACTCCAAATACTCAATTTGAAAAAAGGAAGCTTTTTATTCTACGTCGGCGTTCTTGAAAAGAGAAAAAACATTAAACGCTTAATTGAAGCGTTCCTTTCAGTATACAACAAAATCAAAATTCCTCTGGTCCTGGCTGGACCTCTAGGATTTGGAAGCGACGAATTCAAGCAGTATCTTGAGAACAAAAAGTACAAGAATAAAGTAATCTACCTCGGATACGTAGGTAACATTGAAAAACTGGTACTTATGAAAACTTCAAGGGCTTTTGTTTTCCCTTCCCTTAAAGAAGGTTTCGGGCTTCCAGTTTTAGAGGCAATGGCCCTCGGCACTCCGGTTCTAACTTCAAGCGTTTCATCACTACCCGAAGTCTGCGGAAGTGCTGCACTTTACGTAAATCCTCTCAAAGTTTCAGAAATTGCTGAGGGTCTAGTTGAAATAACAACTAACGAGACTCTCAACTCAAAACTTTCTCTTGCAGGAATGGAAAGAGCTAAAATGTTTTCTTTTAAAAACTTTAAAGAAAAATTAATAAAAGCTATTCAGAGCGTATAG